Within bacterium, the genomic segment AAAACGAGCCGTACAGCTTCCATTTTGAATTGAGCGTCAAATTTTCTTCGCTGTAAAGGTTCCATGACACACCTCCATTGGTTTGATGTAATATACAAACTTTTTGGTGTGTCCACAATACTGGGTACAGTCTAAGCCACCCCCCGAGGGCTTTAGCCCAAATTAAATTGGACGATAATAATTGTAAGCCAAAGCGCGTGGCTATGAAAGGGATTGTTGTTTCGCACAGGCTATTCGCCATCGCGCGTGGCTTGGCGGGGCGCCTCTGCGAAGATTGGGCTAAAGCCCTTTTTTTATCAGCGCAATAGCCACGCGCTAAAGCGCGTGGACGACCAAGCCACCCCCCGAGGGCTTTAGCCCAAATTAAATTGGACGATAATAATTGTAAACCAAAGCGCGTGGCTATGAAAGGGATTGTTGTTTCGCACAGGCTATTCGCCATCGCGCGTGGCTTGGCGGGTCGCCCCTGCGAAGATTGGGCTAAAGTCCTTTTTTATCAGCGCAATAGCCACGCGCTTTAGCGCGTGGACGACCAAGCCACCCCCCGAGGGCTTTAGCCCAAATTAAATTGGACATGTGTTGGCCTGGTAACGAAAAAAGGCTCTTGCTAGAGCTTTTTTTTTACCTTCTATGATTCAACGGCATTTTGCGGATGGGGTAAAAAAAAGGCCGATCGGGCAAATGAAACAGAGAATTTTTATGTTCTAGTGAAAAAATGGAGGCCCTTTTGAAAACCGCGTTATTTCGTATTGACGGCATGTCGTGCCATCACTGCGTCATGGCCATTGAGCGGGAATTGCAGCGTTTGCCCGTGGAATCTGTCCAGGTGGAAATCGGCCGTGCCGAGATCCGCTATGATGAAAAAAAGATCAGCGAATCCCAACTGCGCGATACCATCTGCAGCGCCGGCTATAGTGTGCAATGAGCGCACCGCTGAGCAAACGCTATCAGCTGCCCGTCCGCGGCATGAGCTGTGCGGCGTGCGTCGCCCGCGTGGAACGCTCGCTGCAAAAAATAGAGGGTGTGAGCCAAGTTTCGGTCAATCTGGCCGG encodes:
- a CDS encoding heavy-metal-associated domain-containing protein; the protein is MKTALFRIDGMSCHHCVMAIERELQRLPVESVQVEIGRAEIRYDEKKISESQLRDTICSAGYSVQ